One genomic segment of Bradyrhizobium diazoefficiens includes these proteins:
- a CDS encoding VOC family protein yields MRQHLSLTAVIVRDYSEAIAFFVDKLGFELREDARLDEEKRWLVVAPPGSTESGILPAKAATPAQAQAIGNQSGGRVFLFLATDDFNRDYETFRKRGVKFLEEPRREPYGTVAVFEDLYGNRWDLIERT; encoded by the coding sequence ATGCGACAACATCTGAGCCTTACCGCGGTGATCGTTCGAGACTATAGCGAGGCGATTGCATTCTTTGTCGACAAGCTCGGATTTGAGCTTCGGGAAGACGCGCGTCTCGACGAGGAGAAACGCTGGCTCGTCGTCGCGCCGCCCGGCAGCACCGAGAGCGGCATTCTGCCGGCAAAGGCTGCGACCCCGGCCCAGGCACAGGCCATCGGCAATCAGAGCGGCGGCCGCGTCTTTCTGTTCCTGGCGACCGACGATTTCAATCGCGATTACGAAACGTTTCGAAAGCGAGGCGTCAAGTTTCTCGAAGAGCCGCGCCGTGAGCCTTATGGAACGGTCGCGGTGTTTGAGGACCTCTACGGCAATCGATGGGACTTGATTGAGCGAACATAG
- a CDS encoding DUF1127 domain-containing protein: MEGDAARRGLDLSIVLSLLKRYWRVLQQRRQGQQVTLQDLSDRELMDIGLTRGEIDYFTPERAIDRLRDRAMDPWGRGGM; encoded by the coding sequence ATGGAGGGCGATGCCGCGAGGCGCGGCCTCGACCTCTCTATCGTCTTGAGCTTGCTCAAGCGATATTGGCGAGTGCTTCAGCAGCGGCGCCAGGGCCAGCAGGTCACCTTACAGGACCTGAGTGACAGGGAGCTGATGGATATCGGCCTGACGCGCGGTGAGATCGACTACTTCACGCCTGAAAGGGCTATTGATAGGCTGAGAGATCGCGCGATGGATCCGTGGGGGCGCGGTGGGATGTAA
- a CDS encoding xanthine dehydrogenase family protein molybdopterin-binding subunit → MAAPIKFGVGQSVLRKEDDALIRGKGRYTDDYAPQAALRCLVLRSPHAHATYTIDASRARTLPGVALILTAADVADLGNLPCLFNLETDPFTGPPYPILAKDEVRHVGDAIAFVVAETIDQARDAIEAVEIKWSPLPAVTGVVNAVKKGAPQVWPDKPGNVLFDVSIGDKAATDAAFAKAHAVAEISIVNPRVVASFMETRAAVCEYDAKNDHLTLTVGSQGSHRLRDILCQNVLNIPTEKMRVICPDVGGGFGTKLFPYREYALMAVAARKLKKAVKWAADRSEHFMGDAQGRDNVTTAKMALAEDGKFLAMDCDLMGDMGAYLSTFGPYIPHGGAGMLPGLYDIQAFHCRVRTIFTHSVPVDAYRGAGRPEAAYVIERLVDACARKLDMTVDAIRRKNFIPPKALPYKTATGKVYDSGDFAAHLKRAMEIADWKEFGKRAKAAKKHGLIRGIGLASYVEICGVMGEETANVRLDPSGDVTVLIGTQSSGQGHQTAYAQIVAEQFGLPPERVHVRQGDTAEIATGLGTGGSASIPSGGVSVERATRELGTKLKEIAAQALEASAGDLEITDGIIRIAGTDRAISFADLAKRPGADPSKLNGSATFASADGTYPNGTHLAEVEIDPATGIIKIVNYVIVDDFGKTLNPLLLAGQVHGGAMQGIGQALMEQVVYGATDGQLITATYMDYALPRAADGPAFVFETANVPCKTNPLGVKGAGEAGAIGSCPAVVNAIVDALWREYKIDHIDMPATPERVWIAINEHRRRHSL, encoded by the coding sequence ATGGCGGCTCCCATCAAGTTCGGCGTTGGCCAAAGCGTGCTGCGCAAGGAGGATGACGCGCTGATCCGCGGCAAGGGCCGCTATACCGACGATTACGCGCCGCAGGCTGCGCTGCGCTGCCTGGTGCTGCGCTCGCCGCATGCGCATGCCACATATACCATCGATGCGAGCCGCGCCCGCACCCTTCCTGGCGTCGCGCTGATTCTGACTGCTGCCGACGTTGCGGATCTCGGCAATCTGCCGTGCCTGTTCAATCTCGAGACCGATCCGTTCACCGGCCCGCCTTACCCGATCCTCGCAAAGGACGAAGTGCGCCATGTCGGCGATGCCATCGCCTTCGTGGTCGCCGAGACCATCGACCAGGCCCGCGACGCGATCGAGGCGGTCGAGATCAAATGGTCGCCGCTGCCGGCGGTGACCGGCGTCGTCAATGCCGTGAAGAAGGGCGCGCCGCAGGTCTGGCCCGACAAGCCCGGCAACGTGCTGTTCGACGTCTCGATCGGCGACAAGGCCGCGACTGACGCTGCGTTTGCGAAAGCGCATGCCGTCGCCGAGATCTCCATCGTCAATCCGCGCGTGGTCGCGAGCTTCATGGAGACGCGTGCGGCGGTTTGCGAATACGACGCCAAGAACGATCATCTGACGCTGACGGTCGGCAGCCAGGGCAGCCACCGGCTGCGCGACATCCTCTGCCAGAACGTGCTCAACATCCCCACCGAGAAGATGCGGGTGATCTGCCCCGACGTCGGCGGCGGCTTTGGCACAAAGCTGTTTCCGTACCGGGAATATGCGCTGATGGCGGTCGCCGCGCGCAAACTGAAGAAGGCGGTGAAATGGGCGGCCGACCGCTCCGAGCACTTCATGGGCGATGCGCAGGGCCGCGACAACGTCACCACCGCAAAAATGGCGCTGGCCGAGGACGGCAAATTTCTCGCGATGGATTGCGACCTGATGGGCGACATGGGCGCGTATCTGTCGACGTTCGGGCCCTACATCCCCCATGGCGGCGCCGGCATGCTGCCGGGGCTCTATGACATCCAGGCGTTTCACTGCCGGGTGCGCACCATCTTCACCCACAGCGTGCCGGTCGACGCGTATCGCGGCGCGGGCCGGCCTGAGGCGGCCTATGTCATCGAGCGCCTCGTCGACGCCTGCGCGCGAAAACTCGACATGACGGTGGATGCCATCCGCCGCAAGAATTTCATCCCGCCGAAGGCGCTGCCTTACAAGACTGCGACCGGCAAGGTCTACGATTCCGGCGATTTCGCCGCGCATCTCAAGCGCGCGATGGAGATCGCCGACTGGAAGGAATTTGGAAAGCGCGCCAAGGCGGCCAAGAAGCACGGCCTGATCCGCGGCATCGGGCTTGCGAGCTATGTCGAGATCTGCGGCGTGATGGGCGAGGAGACCGCCAATGTGCGGCTCGATCCCAGCGGCGACGTCACCGTCCTGATCGGCACGCAGTCGAGCGGACAGGGGCATCAGACCGCCTATGCGCAGATCGTCGCCGAGCAGTTCGGCCTGCCGCCGGAGCGCGTACATGTCCGCCAGGGGGACACCGCCGAGATCGCCACGGGGCTCGGCACCGGCGGCTCGGCCTCGATTCCGTCCGGCGGCGTCAGCGTCGAGCGTGCCACGCGCGAGCTCGGCACCAAGCTGAAGGAGATCGCGGCGCAGGCGCTCGAAGCTAGCGCCGGCGACCTCGAGATCACCGACGGTATCATCCGGATCGCCGGCACCGACCGCGCGATCTCGTTTGCCGATCTTGCCAAGCGGCCCGGCGCCGATCCGTCGAAGCTGAACGGCAGCGCGACCTTCGCCAGCGCCGACGGCACCTATCCCAACGGCACGCATCTGGCGGAAGTCGAGATCGATCCGGCCACCGGCATCATCAAAATCGTCAACTACGTGATCGTCGACGATTTCGGCAAGACACTCAATCCGCTGCTGCTGGCAGGGCAGGTGCATGGCGGAGCCATGCAGGGCATCGGCCAAGCGCTGATGGAGCAGGTGGTTTATGGTGCCACCGACGGCCAGCTCATCACCGCGACCTACATGGACTACGCGCTGCCGCGCGCGGCGGACGGGCCGGCCTTCGTGTTCGAGACCGCCAACGTTCCCTGCAAGACCAATCCGCTGGGGGTGAAGGGCGCGGGCGAGGCCGGCGCAATCGGCTCCTGTCCGGCTGTCGTCAACGCCATCGTCGACGCCCTCTGGCGCGAATACAAGATCGACCACATCGACATGCCGGCGACCCCGGAGCGGGTGTGGATCGCCATCAACGAGCACCGCCGGCGTCACAGCCTGTAA